From a region of the Argiope bruennichi chromosome 8, qqArgBrue1.1, whole genome shotgun sequence genome:
- the LOC129980527 gene encoding uncharacterized protein LOC129980527 yields MALLENSNTMFFVLLMLGMTGINSVKTYSDLDKRFPVLDDEPEYYDMYYDVPFEYGPYDDYTDFASHETTNSKNKTGDKILNDAGAPDENLRPETKPDTTELSSTSTHADGKTNSFAATSPTISTSPKSATTTNSSTSDNTTASSTTTTTSTTPATTSTSKSPTTSASHATTSSTTPATTSTSQSPTTSTSNATTSSTTPATTSSTTPATTSTSQSPTTSTSNATTSSTTPASTSTELSSTTSISSTHTTEHSNTTTETASTPTESTTTVHTSVTPSSTTAEPSTDTSSTSTIPPTKKPPMPKNIIAAIVVCCVIAVVIIAIAVYYFVRRRRERLLYGDRQPLATDSS; encoded by the coding sequence gcaTCAATTCAGTAAAAACTTACTCTGATTTGGACAAAAGATTCCCTGTCCTTGATGATGAACCAGAATATTATGACATGTATTATGACGTACCATTTGAATATGGCCCATATGACGATTATACTGATTTCGCATCCCATGAAAcaactaattcaaaaaataagactggtgataaaattttaaatgatgctgGAGCCCCAGATGAAAATTTGAGGCCAGAAACGAAACCTGACACTACCGAATTATCCTCAACTAGTACACATGCTGATGGAAAGACTAACTCCTTCGCAGCAACATCTCCAACAATTTCGACTTCTCCAAAATCTGCTACTACTACAAATTCTTCTACAAGTGATAATACAACTGCAAGTAGCACCACAACAACTACAAGCACAACTCCAGCAACTACTAGTACCTCAAAGTCACCTACAACTTCTGCAAGCCATGCAACTACTAGTTCTACAACTCCAGCAACTACTAGTACCTCACAGTCACCTACAACTTCTACAAGCAATGCAACTACTAGTTCTACAACTCCAGCAACTACTAGTTCTACAACTCCAGCAACTACTAGTACCTCACAGTCACCAACAACTTCTACAAGCAATGCAACTACTAGTTCTACAACTCCAGCTTCCACAAGTACCGAATTATCATCTACAACATCAATTAGCAGTACACACACAACTGAGCACAGTAACACGACTACTGAAACTGCATCCACACCAACTGAAAGCACAACTACCGTACACACTTCTGTTACACCCAGTTCCACTACGGCAGAGCCATCAACTGATACATCATCAACAAGCACAATCCCACCTACGAAGAAGCCGCCTATgcctaaaaatataattgcagcGATTGTGGTCTGTTGTGTTATAGCAGTAGTAATAATTGCGATAGCAGTTTACTACTTTGTGAGACGAAGGCGTGAAAGATTATTATACGGTGACAGACAACCTTTAGCGACCGATTCttcgtaa